In Microbulbifer sp. GL-2, the following are encoded in one genomic region:
- the mraY gene encoding phospho-N-acetylmuramoyl-pentapeptide-transferase — protein MLLWLAELLQQHVSTFAVFNYLTVRAILAALTALGISLIVGPRMINWLNHLQVGQAIRDDGPQSHLSKSGTPTMGGALILASIFSSALLWSDLGNRYVWVTLLVTFVFGAVGFVDDYKKVVHKNPRGLIARWKYFWQSIAGLGAAIYLYMSATSPAETQFFVPFFKDIAINLGPVSFILLTYFVVVGSSNAVNLTDGLDGLAIMPTVMVGGALGIIAYLSGHVEFANYLHIPAIAGAGELAVFCAALCGAGLGFLWFNTYPAQVFMGDVGALALGAALGIIAVITRHEIVLFIMGGVFVMETVSVILQVASFKLTGKRIFRMAPLHHHFELKGWPEPRVIVRFWIITVILVLAGLATLKLR, from the coding sequence ATGCTGCTTTGGCTAGCGGAATTATTACAACAACATGTGAGCACCTTTGCGGTGTTCAATTATTTAACTGTGCGCGCAATTCTGGCTGCTTTGACCGCCCTGGGGATCTCCCTGATAGTGGGCCCGCGCATGATCAACTGGTTGAACCACTTGCAGGTAGGGCAGGCCATTCGTGATGATGGACCTCAGAGCCACCTCAGCAAGTCCGGTACCCCAACCATGGGTGGTGCGTTAATTCTCGCCTCGATTTTTTCCTCTGCGCTGCTGTGGTCAGATCTGGGTAACCGCTATGTGTGGGTAACCCTATTGGTGACCTTTGTATTTGGTGCTGTCGGGTTTGTGGATGACTATAAAAAAGTTGTCCATAAAAACCCACGTGGCTTGATTGCCCGCTGGAAATATTTCTGGCAGTCCATTGCTGGTCTGGGTGCGGCAATTTACCTGTATATGAGTGCAACAAGCCCGGCGGAAACACAGTTTTTTGTACCTTTTTTCAAAGATATTGCGATTAACCTGGGTCCGGTAAGTTTTATTTTGCTGACTTATTTTGTCGTGGTGGGTTCCAGTAATGCTGTCAACCTGACCGATGGCCTCGATGGCCTCGCCATTATGCCTACGGTGATGGTAGGTGGGGCTTTGGGAATTATTGCCTACCTGTCTGGGCATGTGGAGTTTGCCAATTACCTGCATATCCCTGCGATTGCCGGGGCTGGTGAGTTGGCGGTGTTCTGTGCCGCCCTGTGTGGTGCAGGGCTTGGGTTTTTATGGTTTAACACCTATCCGGCTCAGGTATTTATGGGGGATGTGGGCGCACTCGCACTGGGAGCTGCACTGGGAATTATCGCAGTAATTACCCGACATGAAATCGTGTTATTCATTATGGGTGGCGTTTTTGTAATGGAAACTGTTTCCGTCATCCTGCAGGTAGCGTCATTCAAACTGACCGGTAAGCGTATTTTCCGGATGGCGCCATTGCACCATCACTTTGAATTGAAAGGCTGGCCAGAACCGCGAGTGATTGTGCGTTTCTGGATTATCACCGTAATCCTGGTTCTGGCTGGGCTGGCAACACTGAAACTTCGATAA
- the murC gene encoding UDP-N-acetylmuramate--L-alanine ligase encodes MSSERTNADKSYAVPAMRRIRCIHFIGVGGAGMSGIAEVLQNQGYEVSGSDLRESSVTERLRKLGIKVQIGHSEANIHGVDVVVNSSAVQGDNPELVAAHEKRIPVVRRAEMLGELMRYRYGIAVAGTHGKTTTTSLIASIFAADKKDPTFVIGGLVNAAGANAALGESRYLIAEADESDASFIHLQPMVTVITNIDADHMETYGGDFEKVKQIFIDFVHNLPFYGLAVVCGDDVNVQEVIPKFSRPVLTYGFSEGNDFRIVEVNQEPLRSHFTVQRPGGDLLQVSVNTPGIHNVLNATAAIAVASDEGVSDEAICKGLEGFQGVGRRFQIYGNFSISDDGNAEKVMLVDDYGHHPREVAATVKTVRDGWPERRLVMIYQPHRYTRTRDLFEDFVQVLSEVDKLILLDIYSAGESPIAGADGRTLARSLRNRGQVDPIFVETIDQVPPVLADLLEPGDIVLTQGAGNVGALSQKLAQWRLGEKTTGA; translated from the coding sequence ATGTCTTCTGAGCGTACAAACGCAGATAAAAGCTACGCTGTTCCAGCGATGCGCCGCATCCGCTGTATCCACTTCATCGGTGTTGGCGGTGCTGGCATGAGTGGCATTGCGGAAGTATTACAAAACCAGGGCTATGAGGTTTCTGGTTCAGATCTGCGCGAATCTTCTGTGACGGAGCGACTTCGCAAACTCGGTATCAAGGTTCAGATCGGGCATAGTGAGGCGAATATTCATGGTGTAGATGTAGTAGTGAATTCGTCGGCGGTACAGGGGGACAATCCCGAGCTGGTAGCTGCCCACGAAAAGCGTATCCCGGTGGTACGCCGAGCGGAGATGCTAGGGGAACTGATGCGCTATCGCTATGGCATTGCCGTGGCGGGTACCCATGGTAAAACTACGACAACCAGTTTGATCGCGTCTATTTTTGCCGCAGATAAAAAGGACCCGACCTTCGTAATCGGAGGGTTGGTAAATGCAGCCGGTGCCAATGCGGCACTGGGTGAAAGCCGCTACTTGATCGCTGAAGCCGATGAGAGTGATGCGTCTTTTATTCACCTGCAACCCATGGTGACCGTAATTACCAATATTGATGCGGATCACATGGAAACCTACGGTGGCGACTTCGAAAAGGTAAAACAGATTTTTATTGATTTCGTTCACAACCTGCCATTTTACGGCCTTGCTGTGGTCTGTGGTGACGATGTCAATGTGCAGGAAGTGATACCGAAGTTTTCCCGTCCTGTGCTCACCTACGGATTTTCTGAGGGTAATGACTTCCGTATCGTCGAAGTAAACCAGGAGCCGTTGCGAAGCCACTTTACTGTACAGCGACCCGGTGGTGACCTGTTACAGGTATCGGTAAATACCCCCGGTATCCACAATGTTCTCAACGCTACTGCGGCGATAGCTGTGGCATCAGATGAGGGGGTCAGCGATGAAGCGATTTGCAAAGGGTTGGAGGGTTTCCAGGGGGTGGGGCGGCGCTTCCAGATTTATGGAAATTTCTCTATTAGTGACGACGGTAACGCAGAAAAAGTGATGCTGGTGGACGATTATGGTCACCATCCCCGAGAAGTAGCTGCAACGGTAAAAACTGTGCGCGATGGTTGGCCGGAGCGGCGGCTGGTGATGATCTATCAACCGCATCGCTATACGCGAACCCGGGACCTGTTTGAAGACTTTGTTCAGGTTCTGTCCGAGGTGGACAAGCTAATTTTGCTGGATATATATAGCGCGGGTGAGTCGCCGATCGCCGGAGCTGATGGCCGTACCCTGGCGCGTAGCTTACGTAATCGGGGCCAGGTTGATCCGATATTTGTCGAAACTATTGATCAGGTTCCGCCAGTGCTTGCGGATTTATTAGAGCCTGGCGATATAGTTTTGACCCAGGGTGCAGGTAATGTGGGGGCATTGTCCCAGAAACTGGCACAGTGGCGCCTGGGTGAAAAAACCACTGGGGCTTGA
- the murD gene encoding UDP-N-acetylmuramoyl-L-alanine--D-glutamate ligase, which yields MSLIATSSQQKVVIGLGATGKSVVRYLLRHGHTPIVVDSREHPPGLDTFHEEFPQVPVQTGSLRPSTLLSASLIIASPGIPLAEPVLQQAVAEGIPVIGDIELFAQALAREKSTAKLVAITGSNGKSTVTTLLGKMAEAAGVDARVGGNIGVPVLDLLQEPLAQLFILELSSFQLETTYSLAANVATILNMSADHMDRYPSMVEYHRAKQRVYRGAEQFVVNRADPLTQGPLSRERREWSFGLDQPDLNQFGVRLVDGQSWLVQGTELLIPVAEMAMVGKHNIANALAALALGNAVELPMRAMLEVLHTFRGLPHRCERVADLDGVTYVNDSKGTNVGATQAALDGLATETRKIVLIAGGDGKGADFSALRSSVNTLRAMVSIGVDGDRIAQVFERRCEIRRAKSMADAVSEARKLAHSGDYVLLSPACASFDMYRNFEARGDEFRNVVTALCECGGNE from the coding sequence ATGAGCCTGATCGCGACTTCTTCGCAGCAGAAAGTGGTAATTGGTTTGGGCGCTACCGGAAAATCGGTGGTGCGCTACCTGCTGCGTCACGGTCATACACCGATTGTTGTCGATAGCCGTGAACACCCTCCTGGACTTGATACTTTTCACGAAGAGTTTCCTCAAGTACCGGTGCAAACCGGCTCACTGCGGCCAAGTACTCTGCTCTCGGCCAGTTTGATTATTGCCAGTCCGGGAATTCCGCTGGCGGAACCTGTGCTGCAACAGGCTGTTGCCGAGGGTATTCCTGTGATCGGGGATATTGAGTTGTTTGCGCAGGCCCTCGCTCGGGAAAAGTCCACCGCGAAGCTGGTGGCGATTACAGGCTCCAACGGTAAAAGCACCGTAACTACTTTACTTGGCAAGATGGCTGAAGCCGCCGGTGTAGATGCTCGTGTGGGGGGAAATATTGGCGTACCGGTGTTGGACCTGTTGCAGGAGCCATTAGCGCAGTTGTTTATCCTGGAACTCTCCAGCTTCCAATTGGAGACAACCTACTCACTGGCCGCCAACGTTGCCACCATTTTGAATATGAGTGCGGACCATATGGACCGCTATCCCAGTATGGTGGAGTACCACCGTGCCAAACAGAGGGTTTATCGCGGTGCCGAACAGTTTGTGGTCAACCGCGCTGATCCGTTGACTCAGGGACCCCTGTCACGGGAGAGACGCGAGTGGAGTTTTGGCTTGGATCAGCCCGACCTTAATCAGTTTGGTGTTCGCCTTGTCGATGGGCAGAGTTGGTTGGTGCAGGGCACTGAGCTTCTGATACCGGTAGCTGAAATGGCGATGGTGGGTAAGCACAATATTGCCAATGCCCTCGCTGCTCTGGCGCTGGGTAATGCGGTTGAGTTGCCTATGCGGGCAATGCTGGAAGTGTTGCATACTTTCCGTGGATTGCCACATCGCTGCGAGCGGGTTGCCGACTTGGACGGAGTGACTTATGTCAATGACTCCAAAGGTACCAATGTTGGAGCAACCCAGGCAGCGCTGGATGGTCTGGCAACAGAGACTCGTAAAATTGTTTTGATCGCCGGCGGCGATGGTAAGGGAGCGGATTTTTCCGCATTACGCAGTAGCGTTAATACGTTGCGAGCAATGGTTTCTATCGGTGTCGATGGTGACCGGATTGCACAGGTTTTTGAACGCAGGTGCGAAATCCGCCGGGCTAAGTCGATGGCAGATGCTGTTTCTGAAGCTCGAAAGCTGGCCCATAGCGGGGACTATGTACTGTTGTCGCCAGCCTGTGCCAGTTTTGATATGTACCGCAATTTTGAAGCCCGTGGTGATGAATTCCGCAATGTGGTTACCGCTTTGTGTGAATGCGGAGGTAACGAATGA
- the murF gene encoding UDP-N-acetylmuramoyl-tripeptide--D-alanyl-D-alanine ligase, which yields MIRSLSLLELQKRFGGELINGSVEFSQVCTDTRKLNPQALFVALVGENFDAHDFVGELDGQVLGLVVDREVSSCSLPQWRVKDTTVALGQIGMMCREQFQGPVIAITGSCGKTTVKEMLSAIFSLRHTPCVTRGNLNNQFGLPMTLFGISNRHDVLILEMGASGPDDIGYLCSVGKPLVSVVNNVMPAHVEGFGSVDAIARAKGQIYTGLEIGGTAIINTDDNYSDYWRGQIPEGVRILEVGLANQCALYAENIELDKTGCAAFDLVIEGVRHPVKLKLLGEHNVHNALVAAGCAFAAGIPAAEIAQGLAKLSGVSGRLQEQRGIAGATVIDDSYNANPGSVGAAIELLAQRPGKKILVLGDMGELGPDAEEMHRGVGALARERGLDALFTFGPLGTAASMAFSEGRDESLRNYRDRGPLIAALTHELDNNTTVLVKGSRSARMELVTQALLGNSREEV from the coding sequence GTGATCAGGTCGCTGTCTCTGCTGGAATTACAAAAACGCTTTGGTGGCGAACTGATTAATGGTTCTGTCGAGTTCTCACAGGTGTGTACTGATACCCGGAAGCTCAATCCCCAAGCCCTGTTTGTGGCATTGGTGGGTGAGAACTTTGATGCGCATGATTTTGTCGGCGAGTTGGATGGCCAGGTGTTGGGGCTGGTGGTAGACCGCGAAGTGTCCAGTTGCAGTCTGCCACAGTGGCGAGTGAAAGATACTACGGTGGCGTTGGGCCAAATTGGCATGATGTGCCGCGAGCAATTTCAGGGGCCGGTAATCGCTATTACTGGCTCCTGCGGCAAGACCACTGTCAAGGAAATGCTCTCGGCTATTTTTTCCCTTCGCCATACTCCCTGCGTGACCAGGGGTAATTTGAATAATCAGTTCGGCCTGCCGATGACACTGTTTGGAATTTCAAATCGGCACGACGTGCTGATTCTGGAAATGGGAGCCAGTGGACCAGACGATATTGGGTACTTATGCAGTGTTGGCAAGCCCCTGGTCAGCGTCGTCAACAATGTGATGCCTGCCCATGTAGAGGGTTTTGGCTCGGTGGATGCCATTGCCAGGGCAAAAGGGCAGATTTACACCGGGCTGGAAATTGGTGGTACTGCAATTATCAATACTGACGATAACTATTCTGACTATTGGCGAGGGCAGATACCCGAAGGTGTGCGCATTTTAGAAGTGGGTCTCGCCAATCAATGTGCGCTATACGCTGAAAATATTGAGTTGGATAAAACCGGCTGTGCTGCGTTTGATTTGGTTATCGAGGGTGTTAGACACCCGGTCAAATTGAAATTATTGGGTGAGCATAATGTGCACAATGCCCTGGTTGCCGCCGGTTGCGCTTTTGCCGCGGGTATTCCGGCTGCGGAAATTGCCCAGGGCCTGGCAAAACTCAGTGGAGTTTCCGGGCGTTTACAGGAGCAACGTGGGATCGCTGGGGCAACGGTGATTGATGACAGTTACAACGCGAACCCAGGTTCGGTAGGTGCTGCAATTGAATTACTGGCGCAACGACCGGGTAAGAAAATTTTAGTGCTTGGCGATATGGGGGAGCTGGGCCCGGATGCCGAGGAAATGCATCGTGGTGTCGGCGCCTTAGCACGTGAGCGCGGGCTCGATGCATTGTTTACTTTTGGACCGCTGGGTACTGCCGCCAGTATGGCTTTTAGCGAGGGGCGCGATGAGTCTCTACGCAATTACCGGGATAGGGGGCCGTTAATTGCGGCGCTGACCCATGAACTTGATAACAATACCACTGTACTGGTGAAGGGTTCTCGCAGCGCCCGTATGGAACTGGTAACGCAAGCATTGCTTGGCAATAGCAGAGAGGAGGTGTAA
- the ftsW gene encoding putative lipid II flippase FtsW → MSEYLPLSHRRDFLDSLLPFSVMALVSIGVVMVASASIAFATDIYADPWYFLKRHLVFLAIGAIAALIVSQIPLVIWSRLSWPLLLFSCLLLVVVLVPGIGREVNGSRRWLVFAGITIQPAEVAKFCMLIFFASFLTRRNKQLHHWSSFMVPVVILGIVALLLLLQPDFGSVVVLSGTVLAMVFLGGARLPHTFLLVAAAACGLALMALMSPYRLQRLLTFLDPWGDQFASGYQLTQSLIAFGRGEWFGVGLGNSVQKLFYLPEAHTDFIFAILAEEWGMVGGLVVVGLFVALTCALLNLVRDALAQQKFFAALLAFGMAVQLAGQAFVNMGVASGLLPTKGLTLPFVSSGGSSLIICCALLGLALRIRNELREQTDGSNESLGLFGQLSIFGQKHSNGSMTSGEAA, encoded by the coding sequence ATGAGCGAGTACCTTCCACTTTCCCACCGCCGGGATTTTCTCGACAGTTTGTTGCCTTTCAGCGTAATGGCTCTGGTCAGCATTGGTGTGGTGATGGTTGCTTCAGCTTCTATTGCTTTCGCGACGGATATTTATGCGGACCCCTGGTACTTCCTCAAGAGGCATTTGGTATTCCTGGCGATCGGCGCTATAGCGGCACTGATAGTGAGTCAGATCCCCTTGGTTATTTGGTCGCGCTTATCTTGGCCACTGTTACTGTTCTCCTGCCTGTTACTGGTTGTTGTATTGGTGCCGGGTATCGGGCGTGAGGTAAATGGAAGTCGCCGCTGGCTAGTTTTTGCAGGAATTACGATCCAGCCTGCTGAGGTGGCCAAGTTCTGCATGTTGATATTTTTTGCCAGCTTTTTGACTCGTCGCAACAAGCAGCTTCACCACTGGAGTAGCTTTATGGTGCCGGTGGTTATTTTGGGCATTGTCGCGCTGTTGCTGCTATTACAACCGGATTTCGGTTCTGTCGTCGTGTTATCTGGCACGGTATTGGCGATGGTTTTTCTGGGGGGGGCACGACTACCACATACTTTTCTTCTGGTGGCGGCGGCGGCCTGCGGGCTCGCCCTGATGGCCTTGATGAGTCCCTATCGGTTACAGCGATTGCTGACATTCCTGGACCCTTGGGGCGATCAATTTGCCAGCGGCTATCAGCTGACCCAGTCACTTATCGCTTTTGGTCGCGGGGAGTGGTTTGGCGTGGGCTTGGGAAATAGTGTGCAGAAATTATTTTATTTGCCCGAAGCACATACAGATTTCATTTTTGCCATTCTCGCTGAGGAATGGGGCATGGTTGGCGGCCTGGTAGTGGTAGGTCTTTTTGTAGCCTTGACCTGTGCGCTGTTGAATCTGGTTCGTGATGCTTTGGCCCAGCAGAAATTCTTTGCTGCGCTACTGGCATTTGGCATGGCCGTGCAGTTGGCCGGACAGGCATTTGTGAATATGGGAGTGGCTTCGGGGCTGCTGCCAACCAAAGGGTTGACCCTGCCCTTTGTCAGTTCCGGCGGTAGTAGCCTGATCATCTGCTGCGCTTTATTGGGGCTGGCGTTGAGGATTCGCAATGAGTTGCGCGAACAAACCGATGGCAGTAATGAAAGTCTTGGCCTATTCGGACAGCTATCAATATTCGGTCAGAAGCACTCCAACGGCTCAATGACCAGTGGGGAGGCGGCTTGA
- the ftsA gene encoding cell division protein FtsA, whose amino-acid sequence MTQVSDQRMIVGLDIGTSKVVAIVGEASASGELNIVGIGSHRSTGMKKGVVVNIESTVQSIQRAVEEAELMAGCEIHSVYAGIAGSHIRSLNSHGIVAIKDREVTQQDLDRVIDAARAVAIPADQKILHTLPQEYLIDSQEGVKEPLGMSGVRLEAKVHLVSGAVNAAQNIEKCIRRCGLEVEDVILEQLASSYAVLTEDEKELGVCMVDIGGGTTDIAVFTGGSIRHTGVIPIAGDQVTNDIAMALRTPTPHAEDLKIKYACALAKLAREGETIKVPSVGDRAPRDLSRQALAEVVEPRYDELFTLVQAELRRSGFEDLCAAGVVLTGGSSKMEGAVELAEEIFHMPVRLAIPQGIAGLTDIVSNPIYSTGVGLLMYAMQQEEAAEGRIQPTRNDNPWWDKVKHWFRGNL is encoded by the coding sequence ATGACACAAGTATCCGATCAGCGCATGATTGTAGGACTGGATATTGGCACTTCCAAAGTGGTCGCCATTGTCGGAGAGGCATCCGCGAGTGGAGAGCTGAATATTGTCGGTATTGGCTCCCACCGGTCGACAGGTATGAAAAAGGGTGTGGTGGTCAATATTGAGTCCACAGTGCAATCTATTCAGCGCGCAGTGGAAGAAGCGGAGTTGATGGCAGGCTGTGAGATTCACTCTGTTTATGCCGGGATTGCCGGTAGCCATATTCGCAGCCTAAATTCCCATGGCATTGTTGCCATTAAAGATCGTGAAGTGACCCAGCAGGATCTCGATCGGGTAATTGATGCGGCACGGGCGGTTGCTATCCCGGCCGATCAGAAAATTTTGCATACGCTACCCCAGGAGTATCTGATTGATAGTCAGGAAGGGGTAAAGGAGCCTCTGGGGATGTCCGGTGTGCGCCTTGAAGCAAAAGTGCACCTGGTCAGCGGTGCGGTTAATGCAGCACAGAATATTGAAAAGTGTATTCGCCGCTGTGGCCTTGAAGTTGAGGATGTCATTCTCGAGCAGCTGGCTTCCAGCTATGCCGTACTTACTGAGGATGAAAAAGAGTTGGGCGTTTGCATGGTGGATATTGGTGGTGGTACCACTGATATTGCAGTATTTACCGGTGGTTCGATTCGCCACACTGGGGTGATTCCTATTGCGGGTGATCAGGTCACCAACGATATTGCTATGGCCCTGCGTACGCCGACACCCCATGCGGAAGATTTGAAAATAAAATATGCCTGCGCCCTGGCAAAACTCGCACGGGAAGGTGAAACCATTAAGGTGCCGAGCGTTGGAGACCGGGCACCGAGGGATTTATCCCGGCAGGCACTGGCGGAAGTAGTCGAGCCGCGCTATGACGAACTTTTCACTTTGGTGCAGGCTGAGTTGCGCCGCAGTGGTTTTGAAGACCTTTGCGCAGCGGGTGTGGTTTTAACCGGGGGGTCGTCAAAAATGGAAGGTGCAGTTGAACTGGCTGAAGAAATTTTCCATATGCCGGTAAGACTCGCAATACCACAGGGAATTGCCGGATTGACTGATATTGTGAGCAATCCGATTTACTCCACAGGGGTTGGGTTATTGATGTACGCGATGCAGCAGGAAGAGGCCGCTGAGGGCAGAATACAGCCCACGCGTAACGATAATCCGTGGTGGGATAAAGTAAAGCACTGGTTTCGCGGTAATTTGTAA
- the murG gene encoding undecaprenyldiphospho-muramoylpentapeptide beta-N-acetylglucosaminyltransferase → MSQSNMAFTGKTFLVMAGGTGGHVFPALAVAKALQEQGASVEWLGTQRGIEARLIPEADIPLHFILVEGVRGKGKLALLKAPLQIMRALAQARAVVKKVQPDAVLGFGGFATGPGGVAARLSGIPLIIHEQNAVAGTTNRLLSRIANRVLEAFSSGLPRAVQVGNPVRNEIVRLPEPQLRIGTQSPLRLLVLGGSLGAVAINELVPKAIAQLPVSLRPVVIHQSGERHLGLAREAYRTAGIDAEVVPFIEDMAEAYSSADLIICRAGALTVSEIAAAGVGAIMVPFPFAIDDHQTRNGEWLQNAGGAVVMQQNAMDAEKLSAKLQEFLSNPKKLLEMAEAARRVAKTDATDQVIAACSEELALAR, encoded by the coding sequence ATGTCCCAAAGCAATATGGCATTTACCGGCAAGACATTCTTGGTGATGGCCGGCGGAACAGGGGGACATGTTTTCCCCGCGCTGGCGGTTGCCAAGGCCCTGCAAGAGCAAGGCGCTAGTGTTGAATGGTTGGGAACCCAGCGTGGCATTGAAGCTCGCTTGATTCCCGAGGCCGATATTCCGCTGCACTTTATCCTTGTAGAAGGAGTGCGTGGCAAAGGCAAATTGGCCCTGTTAAAAGCGCCCCTGCAGATAATGCGTGCACTGGCTCAGGCGCGTGCCGTAGTTAAAAAAGTGCAGCCGGATGCAGTACTTGGTTTTGGAGGCTTTGCTACTGGTCCCGGAGGGGTAGCAGCGCGCCTCAGCGGAATTCCGCTGATTATTCATGAACAAAATGCAGTGGCCGGTACTACTAACCGCTTGCTTTCACGAATCGCCAATCGGGTTCTCGAAGCATTTTCAAGTGGCTTGCCGCGTGCTGTACAGGTTGGTAATCCCGTACGCAACGAAATTGTCCGTTTGCCAGAGCCCCAACTGCGTATAGGTACCCAGTCGCCTTTGCGGTTATTGGTACTTGGAGGCAGCCTGGGGGCAGTGGCCATTAATGAGCTGGTGCCCAAAGCTATAGCGCAATTGCCGGTTTCCCTGCGGCCAGTGGTGATACATCAGTCGGGCGAACGTCATTTGGGATTGGCCCGGGAAGCGTATCGCACAGCGGGTATTGACGCAGAAGTTGTGCCTTTTATTGAGGATATGGCTGAGGCTTACAGTTCGGCCGACTTGATTATTTGCCGGGCCGGTGCCCTGACTGTCTCTGAAATCGCAGCTGCTGGTGTGGGTGCGATTATGGTGCCGTTTCCGTTTGCGATTGATGATCACCAAACTCGCAATGGTGAGTGGCTACAAAATGCGGGCGGCGCTGTTGTAATGCAGCAGAATGCAATGGATGCGGAGAAATTGTCAGCAAAGCTGCAGGAATTTCTATCGAACCCAAAGAAATTGTTGGAGATGGCTGAGGCCGCACGGCGTGTTGCTAAAACTGATGCAACTGATCAGGTAATTGCCGCCTGCAGTGAAGAACTGGCCCTGGCTAGGTAA
- a CDS encoding cell division protein FtsQ/DivIB — translation MDEGSAGTINWRPWLLFLLMVSLAVGLLGGGYWLWQRLPAIQLSKMDALEQVEVRGPFNAVAEEQLKEILLPYLQEGFFSADIRAMRTAMMGNPWISTVTINRRWPRGVVVEVTEVQPLAVWGKDRLLVASGALLPRPAHMRVGALPELAGDVELVEQIMSQYQALAGLLTTRDMEVKRLSFDDLSGWHLELVSGIELKLGHDALLERVNRFLFLSRGLLAPHLDKIAGVDTRYGNAVAVQWKNEQE, via the coding sequence GTGGACGAGGGTAGTGCAGGTACGATTAATTGGCGCCCTTGGCTGTTATTTTTATTGATGGTAAGCCTGGCAGTTGGGCTGTTGGGTGGTGGGTATTGGTTATGGCAGCGTCTCCCAGCGATCCAGCTGAGCAAAATGGATGCGTTGGAGCAGGTCGAGGTTCGCGGCCCTTTTAATGCAGTGGCTGAGGAGCAGCTGAAAGAAATTTTGCTGCCCTATTTGCAGGAGGGTTTTTTTTCTGCGGATATTCGCGCGATGCGTACGGCGATGATGGGCAATCCCTGGATATCTACGGTGACAATCAACCGGCGCTGGCCCAGGGGAGTTGTGGTTGAGGTTACAGAGGTCCAGCCGCTGGCAGTCTGGGGTAAAGACCGCTTATTGGTGGCCAGTGGAGCCTTGTTGCCGAGACCAGCACATATGCGTGTTGGTGCACTGCCTGAACTCGCCGGAGACGTAGAGCTTGTTGAACAGATCATGTCCCAGTACCAGGCCCTCGCGGGGCTTTTAACTACGCGGGATATGGAGGTTAAACGCTTGTCATTTGATGACCTTAGCGGTTGGCACCTGGAGTTAGTGTCGGGAATTGAATTAAAACTCGGGCATGATGCACTACTGGAGCGAGTTAATCGCTTTCTTTTCCTGAGTCGCGGATTGCTCGCGCCGCATTTAGACAAGATAGCGGGGGTAGATACCCGCTACGGTAATGCGGTAGCGGTTCAGTGGAAGAACGAACAAGAGTAA